The genomic interval GCAGGAACCGGGTTGCGCTGTCATTGCTGCGGTTGAAGCAGGTACATTGCCGGTGAATGTGTATCGCAATTACCTGAAACTGGTCAGGGAACAATACCATTACCAGGCAAGCAGTATGGAAAAGAAACGAATGGATCAACAGTTTGGTAAACTGTCCAAACAGATAAATGCGCTACGTAAAAAGCGGAAGTATTAACATATGGTTGCTTACCAGGAGCATTAGTTTTCCTGGTAAGCAACTTTATAGTTATTACCTTCTTTCCGGGTTGTTGTCAGAATTGAATTGAATTGAATGTGTACAGGACTACTGGGGTGGGGTGAAGAAAGGCATCTGATATCACCTGCCTCTGACTTACGAAGTTTTCTTTATTCACTTACTTTCGTATTCTCAACAGCAGCCCTTTCCGACAAATTCTCTTCACCGATGGTATAATCAAATACCTTCTGTTGTTTATACTCTTTAAAACCATTCTTGACATAGAAGGCATGCGCTCCTTCCCTGATCACGTTACTGCGTACACGCAGTGTACTGATATTCCGCTCTGCGGCCCATTTCTTTGCTTTGTCAACCAGCAATCTGCCAATGCCCCGGCCGTGTGCATTGCGTGCCACTACCAGGCCACCGATCTCGCAAAAAGGACCTGATTCCAGGCGGATGGTATAGAGTACATGGATCCATCCGAGAACAGTTTCTCCATTCACTGCAACGTAGGCTACGTCACAAATACTTTTATCGATTGCCTGGATGTACGTGATCGTGTCTTTAACTGTTGAGGGGTATCCCAATTCACCTGATAAAGCGGCTACCTGCGCCGCATCTTTCACGGAGACATGCCGGACATAAATCGCACCGTTCATTTACTGCTTAGTTTATCTTAATAAAATTCTCAATATAACTGAATGGAATAAAAGTACACATTTTCGCGCTTTGGCATGGCATATTTATTGGGTTATTTCTACCAAAAAGAAGTGCTATGGAAACGACACATGAGATTAAAGTTATTCCTGTTGATTATAACTCAAACGAAATGCCGGATGCTGTAAGGAAATACAAACCTGTTCTTCTAAATGACGGCCAGGAATACTGCTGCCTCCTGGGTGAAAGGCCTGAGTACGGTATCTACGGCTGTGGCGATACCCCTGAAGAGGCTATCATGCACTGGAACCAGAAATATCTGCAAAAAACTGTAGAGGGCGCACTGTTCTCCACCAAAAAGCCTGTACTGGAAGGCAATAACGATGTAGTGAGGGCATATTTCTACCGTAGCCTGTCCATTTAATGCTACATCCCGTAGAAAAAGACGTATCTTGTATGAAGGAAACCTTGCATATATGTCGACACTTACAGCCTTAAAGGAAATCTTCAACCGGGATCTTAACAAGCTAAAAACAGAAATATCCTTATATCAGCATGAGCCTGCTTTATGGATAACCGAAGCTAATATTGCAAACACGGCCGGTAATCTTTGTTTACACCTGGCCGGCAACTTAAATACTTATATTGGTGCACAGCTGGGCAACTCCGGTTACGTCCGCCACAGGGACCTGGAATTTTCCCTGAAGGATGTACCCCGTGCGGAACTGCTGCAAAAAATAGAGGACACCATCCATGTGGTAGATAAGACACTGAACAGTCTTTCTGAAGAAAAGTTAGCGGAGGAATATCCCATTGTTGTTTTTGATGGTAAAACAACCACAGCTTATATGCTGATACATCTTGCCACTCACCTGGGTTATCACCTGGGACAGATCAATTATCACAGGAGATTACTGGATAAGTAAGTACTCATTGCTTCTTTCCGGCAAAGATGATCTTATTGTAAAACGGATCGTTTACGGTAAACGTTAATATGGACGGATCATAAAACGCTTCCCCTAAACCGGGGCGGTTGTATTTATATTGTTTATCGATCAGCTTTTGGTGGTAAACCGCGACATCCCTGAAATCGTCTACATACACAGTACCACCAGGACTGGCATCACCGTGATGTTCTGAAATATGTAATACGATATCGCCCATAGAGACCTGCATATAAAAGGGCGTATTGTCAGGCCTGTCTTCCCAGTCTACCTGGAAGCCCAGCCAGTCGACATAGAACTCTATTACTTTCGCATGATCAAATGCCCGGAGCACTGGTTTTACAATAGCCATACTGCATGTTTCAGGTTACCAATAAATTGCTGATCTGTAGAACTCACCTGGTGTTTTACCGGTGAATGATTTGAAGTCTTTTATGAAATGCGCCTGATCAAAATATCCTGCATCATATGCCAGTGCTGTTAATGTGCTGCCATCGGCCTTTCCGATCAGGCTTCTCAGGCGGACGATAGATGCAAACTGTTTGGGAGTGGCGCCTGTTATTTTCCGGAAACGTTTCTCAAAAGCATCCTGGCTGATGTGCAGTTCCTGCAATAGTTCTTTTATCCGCAGATTACCGTCTGCCTGCCTGATATTCCGTATCGCTTCCCGGACCAGCAGATCGGGTTTTGTCTGTCTCAGGACCGTCAACAGGAAGCCCTGCATAATAGCTATACAAGCCTGATTATCGCCAGCGGCAGCCAGTTGTTCCGTGATATCGTCCAGTTGTTGCCTACGGATAAAATTATCCAGTGAGGCAGCGCCTCCGAATAATTCATGCATCGGCTCTTTAAAGAAGGCCGCGGCGCCATCTTCGCGGAAAACGATCAGCAGGTTGGTGGTATTGCCGGAATAGGCCAGCGACCTGAAGGTCTTCCTAAGCCCGCCAAGCGTAGTAGCCGGCAATATTCCCTGGTCTTTATCCATCACCGTTCCCCTCAGCCGGAAAGCCATTACAACAGCGGTATCCGGCAGTATCTGGTTCTGCACGGGAAACTCGCTTTCAATGATCATGAAAGATTTGATGAAGGGCTGCAATGTGGCTACCGGTATATATTTTTCAATATGCATCAGGGCAACGCGATATAGAACAAATATAATCCATATTCCGGCTTATTCCATCCGTCGTAAGATCCGGTAATCAATATAAAAAGTACCGAATGGGACAAAACACGCCAGCAGCACTTTCCATGTCACTTCACTGAACTTCCATTTGTACTCAATGCCAACGCTTAATGCATTGATCACAAAGATCACAAAGAAAAAACCATGTATGGGCCCCATCAGTTTTACCAGGGACGGGTCATTGGCAGCATATTTCATAGGCACGGCTATTCCTATTAAAACCAGCAGGGAAATTCCCTCTATAAACCCGACCAGCCTTAAACGGCCCACTTTTGTACGGAGAAAACGCATCATTATTAAAATGTTCTTATGTATGGCCTGTGCGCCAGTGGCGAAAAGGGCCATGGTATGGCAATGAAAATAATTAACAGGCCCAGGGCGAAGAGTAAGGTCATTATCCTGAACTTCCCCTGGTTAGTGACCGATCTTTTGGCGGAAGAAGAGCCGATAGTAACAACGATCACGGCAATCGTCATCAGGATCACATGCAGCAATCCGAAGAAAAGGAAATCGAACTGCCGGATAGCTTCGTGGTAATGTCCCCTGAACCATGCAACCAGGGGACTATTGAAATACAGTACATATCCCAAAGCCAGCTGTATATGGGCTATAGTAGCTGTAATATGCCTTATCCTGTCGTCAGCAAGCGTAAAGGAACGTTTTCCTGTCCATCCCCTCAGGCCGCGGAAAACGGCGTACAACAGGCTTAATACGACCATCCATCTGAAGAAGGAATGTAATAGCAGTAATGAAAAATACATTTCGATATTTTGTTCCGCAAAGCTCTGTCGAAATGAACAATTCCGTTAGGACATAAAAAGTCTACTTTAGGACATTTTGATCATTCGCCGGAACTCTGTTGGCGTCATTCCTTCGTAACGTTTAAACAGCCGGGTAAAATAGGACTGGTCTTCAAACCCTACCTGTATGGCCACTTCACTGATGGGAAAGTCGGACTGGCTCAATAATACTTTTGCCTCCTGCACAATGGTCTCGTCAATCCATTTCGTAGGCGCTTTCCGTGTGATCATCCTTACTGATTTATTAAGGTGGCTGGGAGAGATATTCAGCATCGCAGCGTAATCGCTCACCATATGGCGGTGCCGGATATTCTGCGCAACCAGCTCACGGAACCTGCTGGTAATATTCACGGCGTTCGTCTGTGCACCAGGTAACAGGGGCTGGTAGCCACTACCCACTTCACATAACAAGGCAATCAGGTAAGGCTGTAAAATGTTCATATGCTGTAGCCCATGCTCCATATACTCCCACAGGATCCGTTCGAAAAGCTGCAGTACAAACCGGGAAGTTCCTTCATCCAGTACTACATGGGGCTTTCCCCATACTTTCAGGAACTCAAACTCTTTCAGCAACTCGCTGTTACCGTATTTGCCCAGCAGCATATCGTCATGGAACTTGCAGAAAAAACCTTTATTCTCGTCCTGTGCATCAAAAGAGAATACCTGCCCGGCAGGTACAAACAGTATTTCCCCTTTCCGGAGGTGATAATTCTCACTCCCGATCTTCATGGAGGCCGATCCTTCGGTGAGGTAGAGGCATGCATGCATGAGAGAGCGGGAAGCGGGTACCGCCTGTTTTACATGCCGGTACATGTCTTCTACCCTGCATATCAGGAACTTATTCAGGTCGCCCTTCAACAGGGTCTCCAGTTCCCGGGAAGGCATAAACCGGGAGGTAAATGCGTGGACATCGTATACCTTAATCTCGTTCATATGAGGATGGACGAATGAGAAGGGGAAATATTGTCAGCTATTTGTTATTTTAACCTGGCCCTCGTGAGGTTGATGTGGTAATTGCAGTTTCCTTTTAATATTTTATTTTACGCTCCGAACACCCATACCATGGAAGCAATTATTTTTTGCGGACTACAAGCTACCGGCAAAACAGGTTTTTACAAAGAACACTTTTTGCAAACCCATGTCAGGATCTCCCTGGACCTGTTGAAAAGCAGATACCGGGAAGACCTCTTCCTTGGCGCATGCATCAAAG from Chitinophaga filiformis carries:
- a CDS encoding GNAT family N-acetyltransferase yields the protein MNGAIYVRHVSVKDAAQVAALSGELGYPSTVKDTITYIQAIDKSICDVAYVAVNGETVLGWIHVLYTIRLESGPFCEIGGLVVARNAHGRGIGRLLVDKAKKWAAERNISTLRVRSNVIREGAHAFYVKNGFKEYKQQKVFDYTIGEENLSERAAVENTKVSE
- a CDS encoding DinB family protein; its protein translation is MSTLTALKEIFNRDLNKLKTEISLYQHEPALWITEANIANTAGNLCLHLAGNLNTYIGAQLGNSGYVRHRDLEFSLKDVPRAELLQKIEDTIHVVDKTLNSLSEEKLAEEYPIVVFDGKTTTAYMLIHLATHLGYHLGQINYHRRLLDK
- a CDS encoding glyoxalase superfamily protein, with product MAIVKPVLRAFDHAKVIEFYVDWLGFQVDWEDRPDNTPFYMQVSMGDIVLHISEHHGDASPGGTVYVDDFRDVAVYHQKLIDKQYKYNRPGLGEAFYDPSILTFTVNDPFYNKIIFAGKKQ
- a CDS encoding helix-turn-helix transcriptional regulator, which produces MHIEKYIPVATLQPFIKSFMIIESEFPVQNQILPDTAVVMAFRLRGTVMDKDQGILPATTLGGLRKTFRSLAYSGNTTNLLIVFREDGAAAFFKEPMHELFGGAASLDNFIRRQQLDDITEQLAAAGDNQACIAIMQGFLLTVLRQTKPDLLVREAIRNIRQADGNLRIKELLQELHISQDAFEKRFRKITGATPKQFASIVRLRSLIGKADGSTLTALAYDAGYFDQAHFIKDFKSFTGKTPGEFYRSAIYW
- a CDS encoding DUF3817 domain-containing protein, which translates into the protein MMRFLRTKVGRLRLVGFIEGISLLVLIGIAVPMKYAANDPSLVKLMGPIHGFFFVIFVINALSVGIEYKWKFSEVTWKVLLACFVPFGTFYIDYRILRRME
- a CDS encoding AraC family transcriptional regulator, translated to MNEIKVYDVHAFTSRFMPSRELETLLKGDLNKFLICRVEDMYRHVKQAVPASRSLMHACLYLTEGSASMKIGSENYHLRKGEILFVPAGQVFSFDAQDENKGFFCKFHDDMLLGKYGNSELLKEFEFLKVWGKPHVVLDEGTSRFVLQLFERILWEYMEHGLQHMNILQPYLIALLCEVGSGYQPLLPGAQTNAVNITSRFRELVAQNIRHRHMVSDYAAMLNISPSHLNKSVRMITRKAPTKWIDETIVQEAKVLLSQSDFPISEVAIQVGFEDQSYFTRLFKRYEGMTPTEFRRMIKMS